A single window of Granulicella sibirica DNA harbors:
- the bshB1 gene encoding bacillithiol biosynthesis deacetylase BshB1, which translates to MVDVLAIAAHRDDVEQTCGGTLLVQQGLGWKTGILDLTRGESGTRGTAAEREAEANDAARILGVSHREALDLPDGNVQNTLENRLKVAGVLRRLRPRVVILPYWQGRHPDHYTSATLGYESCFVSGLSKLDLEGAPHRPYKILYASLYADVRPTFVVDISAYMEQRLQSLLAYRSQYATRPEGGGLFVPEEEIRERTFASARHYGMLAGVRYAEPFVQKEVALASDLMIIPVQSI; encoded by the coding sequence ATGGTGGATGTACTCGCGATTGCTGCGCATCGTGACGACGTAGAGCAAACCTGTGGCGGAACGCTTCTTGTTCAGCAAGGACTGGGCTGGAAGACCGGCATTCTTGACCTTACGCGGGGTGAATCGGGTACGCGGGGCACGGCCGCGGAGCGGGAAGCCGAGGCGAATGACGCGGCACGTATCCTTGGTGTCTCGCATCGGGAGGCGCTCGATCTCCCGGATGGGAACGTTCAGAACACGCTGGAGAATCGGCTCAAGGTGGCCGGCGTGCTGCGACGGCTGCGGCCACGGGTGGTGATCCTTCCGTACTGGCAGGGACGGCACCCGGACCACTACACGTCTGCCACGCTTGGTTATGAATCCTGCTTCGTCTCGGGACTCTCGAAGCTCGATCTGGAGGGCGCGCCGCATCGTCCGTACAAGATCCTCTATGCGTCGCTTTACGCGGATGTCCGTCCTACCTTCGTCGTGGACATATCGGCCTACATGGAGCAGAGGCTGCAGTCGCTGCTCGCCTATCGCTCCCAGTACGCCACGCGACCCGAGGGTGGCGGGCTGTTTGTGCCGGAGGAGGAGATCCGGGAGCGAACTTTTGCGTCGGCTCGCCACTACGGGATGCTCGCCGGTGTTCGCTATGCGGAGCCGTTCGTTCAGAAAGAGGTCGCCCTCGCGAGCGACTTGATGATCATTCCTGTTCAATCGATCTGA
- a CDS encoding YajQ family cyclic di-GMP-binding protein: MAADNSFDVVSKVEIQEVKNAIDQATKEVNARFDLKSSKSKIDLEGEETIQLASQDEYTLKAVIEILSQKLVKRGVSLKNLEYEKIEPASNSSVRQKIKLKQGIASEPAKKIVAVIKDSKLKAQASIQGDTVRVISKDRDILQQVMAKLRGGDFGVEIQFTNFRSN, from the coding sequence ATGGCAGCAGATAACAGCTTCGACGTCGTCAGCAAGGTAGAGATCCAGGAAGTGAAGAACGCCATCGATCAGGCGACTAAAGAGGTGAACGCGCGGTTCGACCTCAAGAGCTCGAAATCGAAGATCGACCTCGAGGGCGAGGAGACGATCCAGCTCGCTTCGCAGGATGAGTACACGCTGAAAGCGGTCATCGAGATCCTCTCGCAGAAGCTGGTAAAGCGCGGCGTCTCGCTCAAGAACCTTGAGTACGAGAAAATCGAGCCGGCTTCGAACTCATCAGTGCGGCAGAAGATCAAGCTGAAGCAGGGGATTGCGTCCGAGCCGGCGAAGAAGATCGTCGCCGTGATCAAGGATTCGAAGCTCAAGGCACAGGCAAGCATTCAAGGCGATACTGTCCGTGTGATCTCGAAGGATCGCGACATTCTGCAGCAGGTGATGGCGAAACTTCGCGGCGGAGACTTCGGGGTCGAGATCCAGTTTACGAATTTCCGTTCCAACTAA
- a CDS encoding polyprenyl synthetase family protein — MSTLSIATAAEVIDLLRDDLAAIELEFAQQSDSPVAVITDIAQYLMAGGGKRIRPLLLLLSAKALGCTTHSRIRLGAVVEMLHTATLVHDDIIDEADTRRGRPSSNTTWGNSKCVLAGDWLYMQSFHHALEERSFKVLDLLISLTQQMVEGELLQMEKLGHLINEEEYFDLIYRKTACLFRVSMQLGAAITHADDEMESNLGEYGRNLGLAFQIVDDVLDLTAAEDVLGKPVASDLREGKATLAVIHALERGTGADREAIRTVLADRSFTRVSHAQILEILHRHGSLAYAMDTACAYAEAARLSLSALPDSDAKRALLWVPGFVTTRDR; from the coding sequence GTGAGCACGCTCTCCATCGCGACCGCAGCCGAGGTGATCGACCTCCTCCGTGACGATCTCGCCGCTATCGAACTCGAGTTCGCGCAGCAGTCGGACTCTCCGGTCGCCGTCATTACGGACATTGCGCAGTACCTGATGGCGGGTGGAGGCAAGCGCATTCGGCCGCTGCTTCTTCTGCTCTCGGCGAAGGCGCTTGGATGCACCACGCATAGCCGCATACGGCTTGGCGCGGTCGTCGAGATGCTGCACACGGCGACGCTGGTGCATGACGACATCATCGACGAGGCCGATACACGGCGAGGACGGCCTTCGTCGAATACGACGTGGGGGAACTCGAAGTGCGTGCTGGCTGGCGACTGGCTGTATATGCAGTCTTTCCACCATGCGCTCGAAGAGCGCAGCTTCAAGGTGCTCGATCTGCTGATCTCGCTGACGCAGCAGATGGTCGAGGGTGAACTGCTGCAGATGGAGAAGCTCGGCCACCTGATCAACGAGGAAGAGTACTTCGACCTCATCTATCGCAAGACGGCTTGCCTGTTTCGAGTTTCGATGCAGCTTGGCGCGGCGATCACGCATGCGGATGATGAGATGGAATCGAACCTTGGGGAGTACGGGCGGAACCTTGGGCTCGCGTTCCAGATTGTGGATGATGTGCTGGACCTGACCGCCGCGGAGGATGTGCTGGGTAAGCCGGTTGCTTCCGATCTGCGTGAGGGTAAGGCGACACTGGCTGTCATCCATGCGCTCGAACGCGGGACGGGAGCAGACCGCGAGGCGATACGGACGGTGCTTGCCGACCGCAGCTTTACGCGCGTCAGCCACGCGCAGATCCTGGAGATTCTGCATCGGCATGGGTCGCTGGCGTATGCGATGGATACGGCTTGCGCTTATGCGGAGGCGGCTCGGCTTAGCCTGTCGGCGCTGCCGGATTCGGATGCGAAACGAGCTCTGCTTTGGGTGCCTGGGTTTGTGACTACGAGGGATCGGTAA
- the xseB gene encoding exodeoxyribonuclease VII small subunit: MATFEEKLTALESVVERLERGELSLDDSVRLFEEGIGLSNACKAELEAAEGKIQVLVEPGDGAVLVQELTVEDDNGEEDLLDEELDEE; encoded by the coding sequence ATGGCAACGTTTGAAGAGAAATTGACAGCCTTGGAGTCGGTAGTCGAACGTCTCGAGCGCGGTGAACTGTCGCTCGACGATTCCGTCCGCCTCTTCGAAGAGGGAATCGGCCTCTCGAACGCATGCAAGGCAGAGCTGGAGGCAGCGGAAGGCAAGATCCAGGTCCTCGTCGAGCCTGGAGATGGTGCCGTTCTGGTTCAGGAATTGACCGTCGAGGATGATAACGGCGAGGAAGATTTGCTGGATGAGGAATTGGACGAGGAGTAG
- a CDS encoding rhamnogalacturonan acetylesterase produces MQTRMVAAVAVLMPAIAFAQPGTVRLACGPANRMFATLSQGSIASDTANGFDLGTVPAFTGKACTSDQPFFISANLPEGTYRVTVTLGGPQASVTTVRAESRRLMLEKIPIPAGGAETRMFDVNIRYPEIADGVPGHVVKRKPREFDNLDWDHRLTLEFNGERPSLRSVTIEPVTEPVVYLAGDSTVVDQDTEPWAAWGQMLPRFFMPGVVIANHAESGETIKSFVGEQRFAKIFSVIRPGDYLFLQFNHNDQKPGAVSLEDYNRLLREYVAKARAAGATPVLVTAMNRRTFDDAGKITNSLGGYPDAVRAAAAETRTALIDLNAMSKTLFEAMGPEVSRKAFMHYAANTFPNQTAAIDDDTHFNSYGAYELARCVVHGIRAAKLPLVKFLAADVPDFDPAKPDPQATFSLPMTPIRIKTDVTKVPQT; encoded by the coding sequence ATGCAGACCCGCATGGTCGCCGCCGTTGCCGTTCTGATGCCTGCGATCGCCTTCGCTCAGCCTGGGACGGTTCGACTTGCGTGCGGGCCGGCGAACCGGATGTTCGCGACGCTCTCCCAGGGCTCGATCGCGAGCGACACGGCCAACGGCTTCGATCTTGGGACAGTACCCGCGTTTACCGGCAAAGCCTGCACGAGCGATCAGCCGTTTTTTATCTCGGCGAATCTGCCGGAAGGGACGTACCGGGTTACGGTGACGCTCGGAGGGCCGCAGGCTTCGGTCACGACGGTTCGGGCGGAGTCGCGGCGACTGATGCTGGAGAAGATCCCAATCCCGGCGGGTGGGGCCGAGACGCGGATGTTCGACGTCAACATTCGCTATCCCGAGATCGCGGATGGCGTGCCAGGCCACGTTGTGAAGCGCAAGCCGCGGGAGTTCGACAATCTCGACTGGGATCACAGGCTCACGCTCGAGTTCAATGGCGAGCGTCCGAGTTTGCGGTCAGTGACGATCGAGCCGGTTACGGAGCCTGTCGTTTATCTTGCGGGGGACTCGACCGTGGTCGACCAGGATACGGAGCCGTGGGCGGCGTGGGGGCAGATGCTTCCGCGCTTCTTTATGCCTGGGGTCGTGATTGCGAACCATGCGGAGTCGGGGGAGACGATCAAGTCGTTTGTGGGAGAGCAGCGGTTCGCGAAGATCTTTTCGGTGATTCGGCCGGGCGATTACCTCTTTCTCCAGTTCAACCACAACGACCAGAAGCCTGGGGCGGTGTCGCTGGAGGACTATAACCGGCTGCTGCGGGAGTACGTTGCGAAGGCTCGAGCGGCTGGGGCCACCCCGGTGCTTGTGACCGCGATGAATCGGCGGACGTTTGACGACGCGGGGAAGATCACGAACTCGCTTGGTGGTTATCCGGACGCGGTGCGGGCAGCGGCGGCGGAGACGCGCACGGCTTTGATCGACCTGAATGCGATGTCGAAGACGCTGTTCGAGGCCATGGGGCCGGAGGTCTCGCGCAAGGCTTTCATGCACTATGCGGCGAATACATTTCCGAACCAGACGGCGGCGATCGACGATGACACGCACTTCAACAGCTATGGGGCGTATGAGCTGGCCCGTTGCGTGGTGCATGGCATTCGCGCGGCTAAGCTTCCGCTGGTGAAGTTTCTTGCCGCGGATGTTCCGGACTTCGATCCTGCGAAGCCTGATCCGCAGGCTACCTTCTCGCTACCGATGACGCCTATCCGGATCAAGACGGATGTGACGAAGGTGCCGCAGACCTGA
- a CDS encoding TatD family hydrolase translates to MLIDSHAHLDSYDDLDSVLTRARDEGIGTILAIGIGDGPETMHQALAIAKSHVGGPRIFASVGIHPQEAGKATGEALGDLARIARDPLCVAIGEIGLDYYHFDNPDIATQKAAFIAQLKIASEMRKPILIHCRTSELAKPEAKAKYGDADAWEDLLAILAEHWPAANGGIMHCFSGTPEQGVRSIEAGFYLSFAGNLTYPKSDGIRQAAMAAPADRILVETDAPFLAPIPYRGQRNEPALVTHTAGLLATLRGLTPEALAELTTANFHRLFPTTLDAPVR, encoded by the coding sequence ATGCTTATTGATTCGCATGCTCACCTCGACAGCTATGACGACCTCGACTCCGTTCTGACGCGCGCCCGCGATGAGGGGATCGGTACCATTCTTGCCATCGGTATTGGGGATGGGCCGGAGACCATGCACCAGGCGCTTGCTATCGCGAAATCGCACGTGGGCGGACCGAGGATCTTTGCTTCGGTGGGGATTCATCCGCAGGAGGCCGGGAAGGCTACGGGAGAGGCGCTCGGGGACCTGGCGCGGATCGCGCGGGATCCTCTGTGCGTTGCGATTGGGGAGATCGGGCTGGACTACTACCACTTCGATAACCCGGACATTGCCACGCAGAAGGCGGCGTTCATCGCGCAGTTGAAGATCGCCTCCGAGATGCGGAAGCCGATCCTGATCCACTGTCGCACGTCAGAGCTTGCCAAGCCGGAGGCGAAGGCGAAGTATGGGGATGCGGATGCCTGGGAGGACCTGCTCGCGATTCTGGCTGAGCACTGGCCGGCTGCGAACGGGGGGATCATGCATTGCTTCTCCGGGACGCCGGAGCAGGGGGTGCGGTCGATCGAAGCGGGCTTCTATCTTTCGTTCGCTGGGAACCTGACGTATCCGAAGTCGGACGGGATTCGGCAGGCGGCGATGGCTGCGCCGGCTGACCGGATCCTGGTCGAGACGGATGCTCCGTTTCTTGCGCCGATTCCGTATCGTGGGCAGAGGAACGAACCAGCGCTTGTGACACATACGGCTGGGCTGCTGGCGACGCTGCGAGGGCTGACACCTGAGGCGCTGGCTGAGCTGACGACGGCGAACTTTCACCGGCTCTTCCCCACGACCCTGGACGCACCGGTGCGGTAG
- a CDS encoding metallophosphoesterase, with translation MTIKALRMHALPSARTLGRLLLMLVLVSRACLWSEPVRAPKTVPALLLSDIHFDPFADPAKISRLAAAPASEWDQIFAAPSSPNREKDYTALLETCNLRGPDTSAELWTSSLQAIKAKAADASFVTVSGDVLAHNFDCKFNQRFPGAKEAERVAFIEETIRYVVRGLRSALPNVPIYVAMGNNDSGCGDYRDERHSPFLTQTAKILAETIPPSERSEMVRDFTAQGSYAATLPASVPNTRILVLDDLFLSSKYGDCAGKPNAVAPAAQIHWLEAQLAMAREHRQHVWVLGHIPTGVDLYATLTSMRNICGRGTPKMFLGNEQLAEVLAANAETVSLAVFGHSHTDELRLLTSEKTPGRPGTGVAVKIVTSISPVNGNNPAFTVARVDPATAGLVDYTVFSASNLTGVNSTWSKEYTFSETYHQPAFNPATLKVLTDGFRLDTPGNTAESAAYLRNFYVGDRSVLIKPLWPEYVCALTHDSAQSFTNCVCKK, from the coding sequence ATGACGATCAAAGCTTTGCGGATGCATGCCTTGCCTTCCGCCCGTACCCTTGGCCGCCTTCTGCTGATGCTTGTGCTTGTTTCACGCGCGTGTCTCTGGTCGGAACCGGTGAGAGCGCCAAAGACCGTTCCAGCCCTTCTTCTCAGCGACATTCACTTCGATCCGTTCGCCGACCCTGCGAAGATTTCGCGATTGGCGGCTGCGCCCGCGAGCGAATGGGACCAGATTTTTGCCGCGCCCTCGTCTCCGAACCGGGAGAAGGACTATACCGCGCTGCTCGAGACGTGCAATTTGCGGGGTCCTGACACCTCCGCCGAGCTCTGGACCTCCAGCCTCCAGGCGATCAAAGCCAAGGCGGCCGACGCCAGCTTCGTGACGGTCAGCGGAGATGTACTCGCGCATAACTTCGATTGCAAGTTCAACCAACGATTTCCCGGTGCCAAAGAGGCGGAACGGGTCGCTTTCATCGAAGAGACGATTCGCTATGTTGTCCGTGGGTTGCGAAGCGCGCTGCCGAACGTTCCGATCTATGTCGCGATGGGAAACAACGATTCCGGCTGCGGCGACTACCGGGACGAACGTCATAGTCCGTTTCTCACCCAGACGGCAAAGATTCTGGCAGAGACGATTCCGCCATCAGAGCGATCCGAGATGGTGCGCGACTTCACGGCTCAAGGCTCTTACGCAGCTACGCTGCCTGCAAGCGTTCCGAACACACGCATCCTTGTGCTCGACGACCTCTTCCTCTCGAGTAAATATGGCGACTGCGCCGGTAAGCCCAACGCTGTCGCCCCTGCCGCGCAAATCCATTGGCTGGAGGCGCAGCTTGCCATGGCCCGCGAACACCGGCAACACGTGTGGGTGCTTGGACACATCCCAACGGGCGTGGACCTGTACGCGACGCTCACGAGCATGCGTAATATCTGCGGACGCGGAACGCCAAAGATGTTTCTTGGCAACGAACAACTTGCCGAGGTGCTTGCCGCGAACGCGGAGACGGTGAGTCTCGCTGTCTTTGGACACAGCCATACGGATGAGCTGCGGCTTCTGACGAGCGAGAAAACGCCTGGCAGGCCGGGGACTGGGGTCGCCGTCAAGATCGTCACCTCGATCTCGCCGGTCAATGGGAACAATCCGGCGTTCACTGTTGCCCGCGTCGACCCTGCCACGGCTGGGCTCGTGGACTACACGGTTTTCTCTGCCTCGAACCTGACCGGTGTCAATTCAACATGGTCGAAGGAGTACACCTTTTCGGAGACATACCACCAGCCTGCGTTCAACCCGGCGACGCTGAAGGTGCTTACCGACGGCTTTCGCCTGGATACGCCGGGAAACACTGCCGAGAGCGCTGCGTATCTCCGGAACTTCTATGTTGGGGACCGGTCCGTGCTGATCAAGCCGCTATGGCCGGAGTATGTGTGCGCGCTGACGCATGACTCGGCGCAGAGCTTTACGAATTGTGTGTGCAAGAAGTAG
- a CDS encoding bifunctional homocysteine S-methyltransferase/methylenetetrahydrofolate reductase, translated as MAGTSVVEGAGVAQAVDRLFAAVAGEDGAERKTVLCDGAMGTMLYSRGVFINRSYDELNLSQPELVRAVHAEYLQAGAQIIETNTFGANAFRLERYGLKDKVRAVNIAGMRLARQCVNEIREKQASEAFVAGALGPLGVGLAPRGIVAVDEARDAFREQVKALAEGGPGVGADLFVIETMMSVAEVEQAIGAVKDEAPGLKIIVMVTVDEDGNCLDGTSAEDAVKLMESWGADAVGCNCSSGPQTVLAVIERMRAVTRLPLAAMPNAGIPRDVDGRQIYMTSPEFMGGFAKRAVKAGATFLGGCCGTTPAHIRAMRHSLRALGAMEAGIHAVVEAPVESKVEPPPLKDRSKIGGMIAASEFVTLVEIVPPKGIDCSKELEGARQLYLLGVDAINVPDSPRASARMSAQSLCVQIQQHVGIETILHYTCRDRNVLSIQSDLIGASSIGLKNVLCLTGDPPKMGNYPDATAVFDVDAIGLVKIVQGLNHGMDIGKNPIGGSTGFTVSVAANPGVPDLDYEVRRFASKVEAGAEFCITQPVFDMRVLEDFLRRIEGFRIPVIAGIWPLTSLKNAEFMKNDLKVRVPDEVMARMASAGSVEGARAEGIKIAREMLAEAKTLGHMMVRGVQVSAPFGKYKAAADVLGLGEKE; from the coding sequence ATGGCAGGAACGAGTGTTGTCGAAGGTGCCGGGGTGGCGCAGGCGGTCGATCGCCTGTTCGCAGCGGTCGCGGGTGAAGACGGGGCCGAGCGCAAAACCGTGCTGTGCGATGGCGCCATGGGCACGATGCTCTACAGCCGCGGCGTCTTCATCAATCGCTCGTATGACGAACTGAACCTCTCGCAGCCGGAGCTCGTACGCGCGGTCCACGCCGAGTACCTTCAGGCGGGCGCGCAGATCATTGAAACCAACACCTTCGGCGCAAATGCTTTCCGTCTCGAGCGTTACGGCCTCAAGGACAAGGTCCGCGCGGTCAACATCGCCGGAATGCGCCTCGCCCGCCAGTGTGTGAACGAGATTCGCGAGAAGCAGGCGTCCGAGGCGTTTGTCGCCGGAGCCCTCGGCCCGCTGGGAGTGGGTCTAGCTCCCAGGGGAATCGTAGCGGTCGATGAAGCACGCGACGCATTCCGGGAGCAGGTCAAGGCCCTCGCAGAAGGTGGCCCGGGAGTCGGCGCGGATCTCTTCGTCATCGAGACCATGATGTCCGTCGCAGAGGTCGAGCAGGCAATCGGAGCCGTGAAGGACGAAGCTCCGGGTCTCAAGATCATCGTGATGGTGACAGTCGACGAGGACGGAAACTGCCTCGACGGCACCTCGGCCGAAGACGCCGTAAAGCTCATGGAGAGTTGGGGAGCGGATGCCGTCGGTTGCAACTGCAGCTCCGGTCCCCAGACCGTCCTCGCCGTCATCGAGCGGATGCGCGCCGTCACCAGGCTCCCGCTGGCCGCCATGCCGAACGCCGGCATTCCCCGCGACGTAGACGGCCGCCAGATCTACATGACCTCCCCTGAGTTCATGGGAGGCTTCGCCAAGCGGGCCGTAAAAGCCGGGGCAACCTTCCTCGGAGGCTGCTGCGGGACCACGCCCGCGCACATTCGCGCCATGAGGCACTCACTCCGCGCTCTCGGCGCAATGGAGGCAGGCATCCACGCCGTGGTCGAGGCTCCGGTTGAGAGCAAGGTCGAGCCGCCACCCTTGAAGGATCGCTCGAAGATCGGCGGAATGATCGCCGCCAGTGAGTTTGTCACGCTTGTCGAGATCGTCCCTCCCAAGGGCATCGATTGCTCCAAGGAACTCGAAGGAGCACGCCAGCTTTACCTCCTCGGCGTCGACGCGATCAACGTTCCCGACTCGCCCCGTGCCAGCGCCCGCATGTCGGCGCAGAGCCTCTGCGTGCAGATCCAGCAGCACGTCGGCATCGAGACGATCCTGCATTACACCTGCCGCGACCGCAACGTCCTCAGCATTCAGAGCGACCTGATCGGCGCATCGTCGATCGGCCTGAAGAATGTTCTCTGCCTTACCGGCGACCCCCCGAAGATGGGCAACTACCCCGATGCGACCGCCGTCTTCGACGTCGACGCGATCGGCCTCGTAAAGATCGTGCAGGGCCTCAACCACGGCATGGATATCGGCAAGAACCCCATCGGCGGCTCGACCGGTTTCACCGTATCGGTCGCAGCCAACCCCGGCGTTCCCGACCTCGACTACGAGGTGCGCCGCTTCGCCTCGAAGGTCGAGGCCGGCGCTGAGTTCTGCATCACGCAGCCCGTCTTCGACATGAGGGTCCTCGAGGACTTCCTGCGCAGGATCGAAGGCTTCCGCATCCCGGTCATCGCGGGCATCTGGCCGTTGACGTCGCTCAAGAACGCCGAGTTCATGAAGAACGATCTGAAGGTCCGCGTCCCTGACGAGGTCATGGCACGCATGGCCAGCGCGGGCAGTGTCGAAGGCGCCCGCGCCGAAGGAATCAAGATCGCCCGGGAGATGCTGGCCGAGGCGAAGACGCTCGGCCACATGATGGTCCGGGGCGTCCAGGTAAGCGCACCCTTCGGAAAATACAAGGCTGCGGCGGATGTGTTGGGACTCGGAGAAAAGGAATAG
- a CDS encoding zeta toxin family protein — MEAFGDQEGGFRAREQIKLVPTLTVVAGPNGSGKSTLTRLGRQAFQHTPVLDPDAIGVSMQTVGVAGGSAIDAGRDVLRNAQELLSKNQSLVVETTLSGSTYLRMMARAKSQGYLLILLFVGTSDVSINMQRVRHRVLLGGHDVPEEDQIRRYPRSMENFRKAFALADEASVFDNSSMQGHRIVAMKGTEGIELFEPVPEWAGFLRDAYSGTLTDPS, encoded by the coding sequence GTGGAAGCTTTCGGAGATCAAGAAGGCGGCTTCAGAGCAAGAGAGCAAATCAAGCTAGTGCCCACCTTGACCGTTGTCGCCGGTCCGAACGGATCGGGAAAGAGTACGCTCACACGGTTGGGGCGACAGGCATTTCAACATACTCCCGTGTTGGATCCAGACGCCATAGGCGTATCGATGCAAACCGTCGGCGTCGCGGGCGGATCTGCCATCGATGCAGGTCGGGACGTTCTGCGAAATGCACAGGAGTTGCTTTCAAAGAACCAGAGCCTCGTTGTCGAAACGACACTCTCTGGAAGCACGTACCTTCGCATGATGGCTCGGGCAAAGTCGCAGGGATACTTGCTTATCCTGCTATTTGTCGGGACGTCTGACGTGTCGATCAACATGCAGCGAGTCCGGCATCGCGTTCTGCTCGGCGGCCACGATGTTCCGGAGGAAGATCAGATTCGTCGTTATCCAAGAAGCATGGAGAACTTTAGGAAAGCTTTCGCACTCGCCGACGAAGCGTCGGTGTTTGATAACTCGTCTATGCAAGGGCACCGGATCGTCGCGATGAAGGGTACGGAAGGTATCGAGTTATTCGAACCCGTGCCCGAATGGGCAGGCTTCCTGCGCGACGCATATTCTGGCACGCTTACCGATCCCTCGTAG
- the rfbG gene encoding CDP-glucose 4,6-dehydratase yields the protein MTDHAPFSWKGRKVFLTGHTGFKGGWLALWLTSLGATVRGYSLDPSTTPSFFEVARLGDLIEDMRGDIRDGATLDKAMHDFAPEVVFHLAAQPLVRLSYSDPIGTYETNVIGTARVLDAIRRAASVRAVVSVTTDKCYENKEWPWGYRETDPLGGYDPYSSSKACAEIVSAAFRQSYFPVDKIGDHDKALATARAGNVIGGGDWSLDRLIPDLLRGFLDGTPVPIRRPHAIRPWQHVLDPLHGYLRLAEHLLDPDRVRAARYATAYNFGPSDDDARTVQWIVERMAESWGHGASWVLDDGESVHEAGYLKLDASRARAELAWAPRLRLETALQWLVQWYRTWQESPAGSKDMQAFTLTQIAQYEALTRPGNHTALRP from the coding sequence ATGACGGATCACGCGCCCTTTTCCTGGAAGGGCAGGAAAGTTTTTCTTACCGGTCACACCGGCTTCAAGGGCGGGTGGCTCGCTCTCTGGCTCACCTCCCTGGGGGCCACGGTACGCGGGTATTCGCTCGATCCGAGTACGACGCCGAGCTTCTTCGAGGTGGCACGGCTTGGCGACCTGATCGAAGACATGCGGGGAGACATACGCGACGGGGCCACGCTCGATAAGGCCATGCATGACTTTGCTCCGGAGGTCGTCTTTCACCTTGCGGCGCAACCGCTGGTGCGCCTGTCGTACTCGGACCCGATCGGGACGTATGAGACGAACGTGATCGGCACGGCGCGGGTGCTGGATGCGATCCGCAGGGCAGCTTCGGTTCGGGCTGTTGTGTCTGTCACCACGGATAAGTGCTACGAAAACAAGGAGTGGCCCTGGGGCTATCGTGAGACCGATCCGCTTGGCGGGTACGACCCTTACTCAAGCTCGAAGGCTTGCGCCGAGATTGTCTCGGCTGCTTTCCGGCAGTCTTATTTTCCGGTGGACAAGATTGGCGATCACGATAAGGCTCTGGCGACGGCTCGGGCGGGAAACGTGATCGGCGGTGGCGACTGGTCTTTGGACCGTCTCATTCCGGACCTCCTACGCGGCTTTCTCGACGGCACGCCTGTGCCGATTCGCCGTCCGCATGCGATCCGGCCGTGGCAACACGTGCTCGACCCGCTCCATGGATACCTCCGGCTGGCTGAGCACCTGCTGGATCCGGACCGTGTTCGCGCCGCTCGTTACGCCACGGCGTATAACTTCGGCCCCTCGGACGATGACGCTCGGACGGTGCAATGGATCGTCGAGCGGATGGCGGAGTCCTGGGGACATGGCGCCTCGTGGGTGCTCGATGACGGTGAGAGCGTTCACGAAGCGGGGTATCTAAAGCTGGATGCTTCGCGGGCCAGGGCAGAGCTGGCCTGGGCGCCGCGGCTACGGCTCGAAACGGCGCTGCAGTGGCTGGTGCAGTGGTATCGCACATGGCAGGAGAGCCCGGCCGGCAGCAAAGACATGCAAGCGTTCACTCTTACCCAGATTGCGCAGTATGAAGCCCTGACGCGACCCGGGAACCATACGGCTCTGAGACCTTGA